Proteins encoded within one genomic window of Panicum virgatum strain AP13 chromosome 1N, P.virgatum_v5, whole genome shotgun sequence:
- the LOC120656002 gene encoding histone H3.2, which yields MARTKQTARKSTGGKAPRKQLATKAARKSAPATGGVKKPHRFRPGTVALREIRKYQKSTELLIRKLPFQRLVREIAQDFKTDLRFQSSAVAALQEAAEAYLVGLFEDTNLCAIHAKRVTIMPKDIQLARRIRGERA from the coding sequence ATGGCCCGCACGAAGCAGACGGCGCGCAAGTCGACGGGCGGCAAGGCCCCGAGGAAGCAGCTGGCGACCAAGGCGGCGCGCAAGTCGGCCCCGGCGACGGGCGGCGTGAAGAAGCCCCACCGCTTCCGCCCCGGCACCGTCGCGCTCCGCGAGATCCGCAAGTACCAGAAGAGCACGGAGCTGCTCATCCGCAAGCTCCCCTTCCAGCGCCTCGTCCGGGAGATCGCGCAGGACTTCAAGACCGACCTCCGCTTCCagtcctccgccgtcgccgcgctgcaGGAGGCCGCCGAGGCCTACCTCGTCGGGCTCTTCGAGGACACCAACCTCTGCGCCATCCACGCCAAGCGCGTCACCATCATGCCCAAGGACATCCAGCTCGCGCGCCGCATCAGGGGCGAGAGGGCCTGA